A single window of Aspergillus puulaauensis MK2 DNA, chromosome 5, nearly complete sequence DNA harbors:
- the COX12 gene encoding cytochrome c oxidase subunit VIb (BUSCO:EOG09265JVH;~COG:C;~EggNog:ENOG410PRAX;~InterPro:IPR003213,IPR036549;~PFAM:PF02297;~go_component: GO:0005739 - mitochondrion [Evidence IEA];~go_component: GO:0045277 - respiratory chain complex IV [Evidence IEA]) has protein sequence MSPWRPSPSSSSLLVRSSQTYDSNQSLFDRTRCIFSAPGANNFSFNVLGYDARFPQMNQTKHCWQNYVDYHKCVTAKGEDFRPCRQFYLAFRSLCPKPWTDRWDEQREAGNFPVRLDR, from the exons ATGAGCCCATGGAGACCAAGCCCTTCAAGTTCGTCACTg CTGGTACGTTCTTCGCAGACATACGATTCGAACCAATCGCTTTTCGATCGCACCCGCTGTATATTCTCGGCCCCTGGAGCTAACAACTTCTCGTTCAATGTACTAGGTTACGATGCTCGTTTTCCTCAGATGAACCA GACCAAGCACTGCTGGCAAAACTACGTCGACTACCACAAGTGCGTCACCGCCAAGGGTGAAGACTTCCGCCCATGCCGCCAG TTCTACCTCGCTTTCCGCTCCCTCTGCCCCAAGCCCTGGACCGACCGATGGGACGAGCAGCGCG AGGCTGGCAACTTCCCCGTTCGCCTGGACCGGTAA
- a CDS encoding RNA-binding protein (COG:O;~EggNog:ENOG410PNQ9;~InterPro:IPR000504,IPR012677,IPR034168,IPR035979;~PFAM:PF00076;~go_function: GO:0003676 - nucleic acid binding [Evidence IEA];~go_function: GO:0003723 - RNA binding [Evidence IEA]) encodes MSEKTRLKCTVYVGGLDQAVTVQTLAEAFVPFGEVVDITLPKPDLPNSNDVHRGFGYVEYDLPEDAKEAIDNMDGSELYGRTIKVAPAKPQKDANEGLGSKTAIWEQEGYLSKYAVSEEDKLATEEARMEDGEPSQDPMRRLEELDVAGPKPE; translated from the exons ATGAGCGAGAAGACCCGTTTGAAGTGTACGGTCTACGTCGGCGGGCTCGACCAAGCGGTGACTGTGCAGACGCTGGCCGAGGCGTTTGTGCCCTTCGGAGAAGTCGTTGATATCACGCTTCCGAAACCCGACCTGCCCAACTCCAATGACGTCCATCGGGGGTTTGGATATGTGGAATATGATCTGCCAGAAGATGCGAAGGAAGCCATTGATAATATGGACGGAAGCGAGCTGTATGGACGTACGATAAAAGTTGCCCCGGCCAAACCGCAAAAGGATGCCAATGAAGGCCTTGGAAGCAAGACGGCTATCTGGGAGCAG GAGGGCTATTTATCCAAATATGCTGTGAGTGAAGAAGATAAACTTGCGACCGAGGAGGCAAGAATGGAAGACGGCGAGCCTTCTCAAGACCCAATGCGACGGCTGGAAGAGCTAGACGTTGCAGGCCCCAAGCCCGAATGA
- the sec31 gene encoding putative protein transport protein (SEC31) (BUSCO:EOG09260A98;~COG:U;~EggNog:ENOG410QDCP;~InterPro:IPR040251,IPR036322,IPR015943,IPR001680, IPR009917,IPR024298,IPR017986;~PFAM:PF07304,PF12931;~go_function: GO:0005515 - protein binding [Evidence IEA];~go_process: GO:0006888 - endoplasmic reticulum to Golgi vesicle-mediated transport [Evidence IEA]), producing MVRLREIPRTATFAWSPGAASPLIATGTRAGAVDADFSNETCLELWDLALSNQDAGAELQPVARIDTDSGFNDLAWTESDDHKRGIIAGGLESGSLDLWDADKLLSGASDALLSRSSKHSGAIKALQFNPKHSNLLATGGAKGELYIHDLNNLENPYRLGSTSARADDIECLDWNKKVPHILVTGSSAGFVTVWDVKTKKESLTLNNMGRKAVSAVAWDPEKPTKLVTATPLESDPIINVWDLRNSHAPERTLRGHEAGVLSLSWCAQDPDLLLSSGKDNRTLCWNPQTGISYGEFPVVTNWTFQTRWNPQNPNFFATASFDGRISIQTIQNTSTETAQAVADQNQALDGEDFFAKAQTQPRVSSFSLPKAPKWLERPCSVAFGFGGRVISVNLVEKGGRASKINITPFEVDEAVGKSTETFETALEEGDLKSICENRVTDAGTEEEKADWRVIEALLSENPRKGLVEYLGFNDQAEDVSEGLAKLGLSKEDDVNGEKPSPKESRGPGAKKHKRLQSMFDASPDDNFLSDLAASKGAKTNNPFQIFNGAESEADKSITRALLLGDFEKALEFCLKEDRMSDAFMIAIVGGQKCIEKAQEHYFSKQTDSPNYVRLLASVVGKNLWDVVYNAELSNWKEIVVALCTFAEEKDFADLCDALGDRLDEQIRSTGDKSARKDASFCFLAGSKLEKVVSIWIDELRESEQTAIETATDDSSFSIHVRALQSLIEKVTIFRQVTKFEDTEHTKDSDWKLSVLYDKYIEYADVVATHGRLQLAQKYLDLVPKKHPEAEIARNRIKLATRQPTTGAQSTTAATRATLNKPLPQPTAYQPPTTFSAGARAATPTSYAPPGAAPNVYATPAVAAAANPYAPSAAAAPPNPYATTAAAPAQPTNPYAPAGGSYAPPAGYQPRQQSFGVPPPPVGGVPPPPRASTQSPSNLSSYTTAKNLPAWNDLPEGFAKQPVSRRGTPSSNAPIASPFPNQSPPVTQGPPHVGAGPQRTPSVPPPPKGVPPPPRMTSPPSAGQAPPNPFPAAPPPPANPYASLPQSPPTTMAPPASIPRGPSPYNAPPSMPPPSNRYAPSPAAQAASPQLQTRAPVPPPPQAAASPYAPPPPVQPLVSNPYAPSTPPPMQAPPQQVPPPPQAPGSRPGTASSMKKATPAPPKYPPGDRSHIPADAQPVFEILSEDMQRVKARAPSSFKAQVDDAERRLNYLFDHLNNEDLLKPNTIQDMVQLARAIQARDYETARTIHVDIMTNRNEECGNWMVGVKRLISMSKVTP from the exons ATGGTGCGTCTGAGGGAGATTCCCCGGACAGCCACGTTCGCCTGGTCCCCCGGGGCTGCCTCGCCGTTGATTGCTACCGGCACGCGGGCCGGCGCTGTTGATGCCGATTTCTCAAATGAGACATGTCTGGAGCTTTGGGACCTGGCCCTGAGTAACCAGGATGCTGGTGCGGAGCTGCAGCCAGTGGCTAGGATTGACACCGACTCGGG GTTCAACGACCTCGCCTGGACGGAATCAGACGATCACAAGCGCGGGATAATTGCCGGTGGTCTTGAGAGCGGTTCGCTTGATCTGTGGGATGCAGACAAGCTACTCAGCGGTGCAAG TGACGCCTTGCTGTCGAGGAGCTCAAAACATTCGGGTGCCATTAAGGCTCTACAATTCAACCCAAAACATTCGAATCTCCTAGCTACTGGAGGCGCCAAGGGAGAG CTGTACATCCACgacctcaacaaccttgAGAACCCTTACCGACTTGGAAGCACCAGCGCTCGCGCCGACGATATCGAGTGTCTGGACTGGAACAAGAAGGTGCCACATATCCTGGTTACAGGTAGCAGCGCGGGCTTCGTCACCGTGTGGGATGTCAAGACTAAGAAGGAGAGCTTAACGCTCAACAACATGGGACGGAAAGCTGTGAGCGCTGTTGCCTGGGACCCTGAGAAG CCTACCAAACTCGTGACGGCAACACCGCTCGAATCGGACCCGATAATCAACGTCTGGGATCTTAGGAACTCCCATGCTCCGGAGAGG ACACTCCGCGGACATGAGGCCGGCGTTTTGTCGCTCTCTTGGTGTGCCCAGGACcctgaccttcttctctcctccggCAAGGATAACCGCACGCTTTGCTGGAACCCTCAAACGGGCATTTCATACGGTGAATTCCCTGTCGTTACAAACTGGACGTTCCAAACCCGGTGGAACCCCCAAAACCCCAACTTCTTTGCCACGGCCTCGTTCGACGGTAGAATCTCTATCCAGACCATCCAAAACACCAGCACGGAAACCGCCCAGGCTGTTGCCGATCAAAACCAGGCTCTTGACGGAGAGGACTTCTTTGCCAAGGCTCAAACTCAGCCGCGGGTCTCAAGTTTCTCGCTTCCAAAGGCCCCGAAATGGCTCGAGCGACCTTGCAGCGTAGCCTTCGGCTTTGGTGGCCGAGTTATTTCCGTCAACCTGGTAGAGAAGGGCGGCCGTGCCTCCAAGATCAACATTACACCCTTCGAAGTCGACGAGGCAGTCGGGAAGTCCACCGAGACTTTTGAAACGGCACTCGAGGAGGGCGATCTCAAGAGCATCTGCGAAAACCGGGTTACAGACGCTGGtaccgaggaagaaaaggctgATTGGAGAGTTATCGAAGCCTTGCTGTCGGAGAACCCCCGAAAGGGTCTAGTTGAGTACCTCGGTTTCAATGACCAAGCTGAAGATGTGTCCGAGGGACTGGCCAAGCTTGGGCTAAGTAAGGAGGACGATGTCAACGGAGAGAAGCCATCGCCCAAGGAGTCCCGTGGACCAGGAGCAAAGAAGCACAAGCGCCTGCAATCCATGTTTGATGCCAGCCCCGATGACAACTTCCTGTCAGACCTTGCCGCATCCAAGGGCGCAAAGACCAACAACCCATTCCAAATCTTCAACGGTGCCGAGTCCGAGGCTGATAAGAGCATCACCAGGGCTTTGCTTCTAGGTGATTTCGAGAAGGCTCTCGAATTTTGTCTCAAGGAGGACCGAATGTCGGATGCATTCATGATTGCGATTGTTGGAGGGCAGAAGTGTATCGAAAAGGCACAGGAGCACTACTTCTCCAAGCAAACAGACAGCCCTAACTACGTGCGCTTGTTGGCTTCCGTTGTTGGCAAGAACCTCTGGGATGTTGTATATAATGCTGAGCTGTCCAACTGGAAGGAAATTGTGGTGGCTCTATGCACTTTCGCGGAGGAAAAAGATTTCGCGGATCTTTGCGATGCCCTTGGTGATCGTCTTGACGAGCAAATCCGAAGCACTGGCGACAAATCCGCTCGCAAGGACGCctctttctgcttccttgCCGGTTCcaagctggagaaggtggtTTCTATCTGGATCGATGAATTGCGCGAGAGCGAGCAGACCGCTATCGAGACCGCTACCGATgattccagcttctccatccacGTTCGCGCCCTGCAGTCTTTGATTGAGAAGGTGACAATCTTCCGTCAAGTTACCAAGTTCGAGGACACGGAGCATACCAAGGATTCGGACTGGAAGCTCAGTGTGCTGTACGATAAGTATATTGAGTATGCTGATGTTGTTGCGACTCATGGACGCCTGCAACTTGCGCAGAAATACCTCGACCTTGTGCCGAAGAAGCACCCTGAAGCCGAGATTGCAAGAAACCGCATCAAGCTGGCAACGAGGCAGCCTACCACCGGGGCTCAATCTACCACGGCTGCTACCAGAGCAACCCTAAACAAGCCCCTCCCTCAGCCAACAGCATACCAACCGCCGACGACTTTCTCTGCAGGAGCCAGAGCTGCCACGCCAACCTCTTATGCTCCACCCGGTGCCGCGCCAAACGTCTATGCAActcctgctgttgctgccgctgcaaACCCTTAcgctccttctgctgctgcggctccTCCGAACCCTTACGCTACAACGGCTGCGGCCCCTGCGCAACCCACAAACCCCTATGCTCCCGCAGGCGGAAGTTATGCGCCTCCTGCAGGTTATCAACCGCGGCAGCAATCCTTTGGTGTCCCCCCTCCGCCAGTAGGTGGGGtgccacctccacctcgcGCTTCAACCCAGTCCCCTTCCAACCTCTCCTCATATACTACTGCTAAGAATCTGCCTGCATGGAACGACTTGCCCGAGGGTTTCGCAAAGCAGCCCGTTTCTCGCAGGGGAACCCCTTCGTCAAATGCGCCCATCGCCTCACCGTTCCCCAACCAGTCCCCGCCCGTTACCCAGGGTCCTCCTCACGTAGGAGCTGGTCCTCAGAGAACACCGTCAGTTCCGCCGCCACCCAAGGGCGTCCCTCCACCCCCGCGAATGACTTCACCGCCATCAGCGGGCCAGGCGCCGCCAAATCCGTTCCCCGCTGCTCCCCCACCGCCAGCGAACCCCTATGCCAGTCTGCCACAGTCTCCCCCAACTACTATGGCGCCACCGGCATCAATCCCTCGTGGGCCATCTCCTTACAATGCGCCGCCATCTATGCCTCCCCCGTCTAACCGGTACGCACCGAGTCCGGCTGCCCAGGCGGCCAGCCCACAGCTCCAGACGAGGGCTCCTGtaccccctcctccacaggCAGCTGCTTCCCCTTatgcccctcctccgcctgtACAGCCTCTGGTATCCAACCCGTATGCTCCTAGCACGCCACCACCGATGCAGGCCCCCCCTCAGCAAGTGCCGCCGCCTCCCCAAGCCCCTGGCTCTCGACCTGGTACCGCGTCTTCTATGAAGAAGGCTACCCCCGCGCCGCCGAAATACC CACCCGGCGACCGTTCTCATATCCCCGCCGACGCACAGCCTGTCTTTGAGATTCTCTCAGAGGACATGCAGCGTGTCAAGGCTCGGgctccctcctccttcaaggCACAGGTCGACGACGCTGAGCGGAGATTGAACTACCTGTTCGACCACCTCAACAATGAAGATCTTCTCAAGCCCAACACCATCCAGGACATGGTGCAGCTCGCGCGCGCCATCCAAGCACGTGACTACGAGACCGCTCGCACAATCCACGTCGATATCATGACGAACAGGAATGAGGAGTGCGGTAACTGGATG GTTGGTGTGAAGCGTCTCATCAGCATGAGCAAGGTGACCCCATAG
- the DIC1 gene encoding putative mitochondrial dicarboxylate carrier (COG:C;~EggNog:ENOG410PGRA;~InterPro:IPR018108,IPR023395,IPR002030;~go_component: GO:0031966 - mitochondrial membrane [Evidence IEA];~go_process: GO:0006839 - mitochondrial transport [Evidence IEA]), giving the protein MLGTFAHILRNNGFFGLYNGLSAALLRQITYSTTRFGIYEELKSRFTSPSSPPGFLTLLGMATTSGILGGIAGNPADVLNVRMQSDAALPPAQRRNYRHAFHGLVQMTRTEGVSSLFRGVVPNSTRAVLMTSSQLVSYDIFKRICLEKLGMSDNLGTHFSSSLAAGFVATTVCSPVDVIKTRVMSASPTESRGHGIVGLLREIIRKEGFAWAFRGWVPSFIRLGPHTIATFVFLEEHKKLYRFLKGI; this is encoded by the exons ATGTTAGGTACATTTGCGCATATCTTGCGGAATAATGGGTTTTTTGGTTTATATAATGGG CTCTCTGCCGCTCTCCTGCGCCAAATCACATATTCCACAACCCGGTTTGGAATTTACGAGGAACTTAAATCCCGATTTacctctccatcatcgccgcctggGTTCCTCACCCTTCTTGGGATGGCTACTACTTCCGGTATACTTGGAGGTATAGCAGGGAACCCAGCTGATGTACTCAACGTGCGCATGCAGTCCGATGCTGCCCTTCCACCTGCCCAACGGCGCAATTATCGTCATGCATTCCACGGCTTGGTCCAGATGACGCGGACGGAGGGTGTCTCTAGTCTATTCCGTGGCGTGGTCCCAAATTCGACACGAGCCGTCCTGATGACATCCTCCCAGCTCGTCTCCTACGACATCTTCAAGCGTATCTGTCTTGAGAAATTAGGAATGTCGGATAATCTGGGTACACATTTCTCTTCGTCCCTCGCGGCTGGCTTCGTCGCGACGACGGTATGCAGTCCTGTCGATGTTATCAAAACTCGGGTGATGAGTGCATCTCCCACCGAGAGCAGGGGTCACGGCATCGTCGGTCTTTTGCGCGAGATTATCCGCAAAGAAGGCTTTGCTTGGGCCTTCCGCGGTTGGGTACCGAGTTTCATTCGTCTAGGACCGCACACGATCGCGAcgttcgtcttcctcgaggaacATAAGAAACTCTATCGCTTCTTAAAGGGGATTTAA
- a CDS encoding uncharacterized protein (COG:S;~EggNog:ENOG410PSKY;~TransMembrane:1 (o43-62i)), whose translation MYSSPILRMQPTRRFAFPTPKEGQSAHTISQRLRTLKKIPPELLPLGLVLGVAIGAAIYSSTNKLMTDKTLRLTPNRPEDREH comes from the exons ATGTACTCCTCTCCCATCCTGAGGATGCAGCCTACCCGGCGCTTCGCCTTCCCTACTCCT AAGGAGGGCCAGAGCG CTCACACCATCTCTCAGCGTCTGCGCActctgaagaagatccccCCGGAGTTGCTCCCTCTCG GTCTCGTCCTTGG TGTCGCCATTGGAGCTGCCATTTACTCCAGCACCAATAAGCTCATGACCGACAAGACCCTCCGTCTTACCCCCAACCGTCCCGAGGACCGTGAGCACTAA